A window of the Oscillospiraceae bacterium genome harbors these coding sequences:
- a CDS encoding RNA-binding S4 domain-containing protein, which produces MRLDKFLKVSRIIKRRTVANEACDAGRVLANGRPARASYDVKEGDILEITLGSRTMKAKVISVNEYATKDSAADMYRVLEE; this is translated from the coding sequence ATGAGACTGGATAAATTTTTAAAGGTTTCCCGTATTATTAAGCGGCGCACTGTAGCAAACGAAGCCTGCGACGCTGGGCGGGTGCTGGCAAACGGCCGCCCGGCACGTGCTTCTTATGATGTCAAAGAGGGCGATATCCTGGAAATTACGCTGGGCAGCCGAACGATGAAAGCCAAAGTAATCAGCGTAAATGAGTATGCCACAAAAGACAGCGCGGCCGATATGTACCGCGTGCTGGAAGAATAG
- the sstT gene encoding serine/threonine transporter SstT, protein MKGIFKKWNSINLIARILGGLAVGFVLALAFPKAGWITTFGTVFVDALKAIAPILVFVLVTGSIAQAQGKFGHKFAMVIFLYLLSTLVSATVAVLASFSFPITLTFTKAKAASAAPSGIGEVFSTLLQNIFANPVGSLAKGNYIGILMWALLFGLALRGASQGTKAALADLSDAVSKVVQWIISFAPFGIMGLIYHSVSTSGLSIFVTYGKLIAVLVGCMVVVALGTNPLIVTICLKRNPYPLVFQCLKESGIPAFFTRSSAANIPINMALCEKLGLDKDMYSVSIPLGATINMNGAAVTITVMSLAAVHTLGIPVNIPMALVLCALSTLAACGASGVAGGSLMMIPLACSIFGISNDIAMQVVGVGFIVGVIQDACETALNSSSDVLFAAVAEYRERMLQEKEGKNHCRLEAGKS, encoded by the coding sequence TTGAAAGGAATTTTTAAAAAGTGGAACAGCATTAATCTGATTGCAAGGATTCTTGGGGGGCTCGCCGTCGGTTTCGTTTTGGCGCTGGCATTTCCAAAAGCCGGCTGGATTACGACTTTTGGCACAGTCTTTGTTGATGCGCTCAAGGCCATTGCGCCTATTTTGGTTTTTGTGCTGGTGACAGGCTCCATTGCACAGGCGCAGGGAAAGTTTGGCCATAAATTTGCAATGGTCATCTTTTTGTATCTGCTGAGCACACTGGTGTCTGCGACCGTGGCAGTTCTCGCAAGTTTTTCGTTTCCCATTACCCTGACGTTTACAAAGGCAAAAGCCGCAAGCGCGGCGCCCAGCGGCATAGGGGAGGTCTTCTCCACGCTGCTGCAGAACATTTTCGCCAACCCTGTCGGTTCTTTGGCAAAGGGTAACTATATTGGCATTCTCATGTGGGCGCTGCTCTTTGGTTTGGCGCTGCGCGGTGCTTCACAGGGAACAAAGGCCGCTTTGGCAGATCTTTCAGATGCGGTTTCCAAAGTTGTGCAGTGGATTATCAGCTTTGCGCCATTTGGAATTATGGGTCTTATCTATCATTCGGTTTCAACAAGCGGGCTCAGTATCTTTGTTACATACGGAAAACTGATTGCGGTTTTGGTGGGCTGCATGGTTGTAGTAGCGCTCGGCACCAATCCGTTGATTGTCACCATCTGCCTGAAGCGTAATCCATATCCGCTGGTTTTTCAGTGCCTAAAAGAGAGCGGCATTCCCGCTTTCTTTACGCGTAGCTCTGCGGCAAATATTCCAATCAATATGGCGCTGTGTGAAAAACTAGGGCTTGACAAAGATATGTATTCCGTTTCCATTCCGCTGGGCGCCACCATCAATATGAATGGTGCGGCAGTTACAATTACGGTTATGTCACTGGCAGCGGTGCATACCCTGGGCATTCCCGTCAATATCCCTATGGCGCTGGTGCTGTGTGCGCTGTCTACCTTAGCGGCCTGCGGGGCCTCTGGGGTTGCCGGCGGGTCTTTGATGATGATTCCGCTGGCGTGCTCGATCTTTGGCATTTCCAACGATATTGCCATGCAGGTAGTCGGTGTTGGGTTTATTGTCGGTGTCATTCAAGATGCCTGCGAGACAGCACTTAATTCTTCCAGTGACGTTCTTTTTGCGGCGGTTGCGGAGTACCGCGAGCGCATGCTGCAGGAAAAAGAGGGAAAGAACCACTGCCGCCTTGAGGCCGGCAAGTCCTGA
- the yabP gene encoding sporulation protein YabP yields MYEEKRDPKAAAAKAPHVLTLDNRHQLRATGVSNVDSFDEQTVVVYTSLGQLVVRGEGLQIEKLNVETGELTLVGAVASMAYVGDEKRGGALSRLFR; encoded by the coding sequence ATGTACGAGGAAAAGCGGGACCCAAAGGCCGCTGCTGCAAAAGCGCCGCATGTTCTTACACTGGACAATCGGCACCAGCTGCGTGCGACGGGTGTTTCAAATGTAGATAGCTTTGATGAGCAGACCGTGGTGGTTTACACATCGCTGGGGCAGCTGGTGGTGCGCGGCGAGGGGCTGCAGATAGAGAAACTGAATGTAGAAACAGGCGAACTGACCCTGGTCGGCGCGGTCGCTTCCATGGCCTATGTGGGCGATGAAAAGCGCGGCGGTGCTCTGTCGCGCCTGTTTCGGTAA
- a CDS encoding MazG family protein → MDFQPKERYTLEDLRHILQILRAPGGCPWDRAQNHHSIRNNFIEETYEAVEAIDTENSTLLCEELGDVLFQVLFHCQLEQEAGRFSFEDIVDGTAKKMIERHPHVFGTVQVKDMSELLQNWDAIKKETKHQQSKTDVLRSVSPALPALMRAAKVQKKAQQAGYPPEQNPQPADPQKGGELLLQAVRAVRAAGLEPEQALQQATESYIEEFAEWESSHTAPDAVPAANKETTNGGKNSDE, encoded by the coding sequence GTGGATTTTCAGCCGAAAGAACGGTATACTTTAGAAGACCTGCGCCATATTTTGCAGATTCTGCGTGCACCGGGCGGCTGCCCGTGGGACCGTGCCCAGAACCACCATTCTATCCGCAATAATTTTATTGAGGAAACGTATGAGGCGGTCGAGGCCATCGATACCGAAAACAGTACGCTGCTGTGTGAGGAGCTGGGCGACGTTTTGTTTCAGGTGCTGTTTCATTGTCAGTTAGAGCAAGAGGCCGGGCGCTTTTCGTTTGAAGATATTGTAGACGGTACTGCAAAAAAAATGATAGAGCGCCACCCGCACGTTTTTGGCACTGTGCAGGTGAAAGATATGTCAGAGCTTTTGCAGAACTGGGACGCCATTAAAAAAGAGACCAAACACCAGCAGAGCAAGACCGATGTTTTGCGCAGTGTTTCACCGGCGCTGCCCGCTCTGATGCGCGCGGCAAAGGTGCAGAAAAAGGCACAGCAGGCGGGTTACCCGCCCGAGCAGAATCCACAGCCAGCCGACCCGCAAAAGGGCGGGGAGCTGCTGCTGCAGGCCGTGCGCGCGGTGCGCGCTGCCGGGCTGGAACCAGAACAGGCGCTGCAGCAGGCGACGGAATCCTATATTGAGGAATTTGCAGAATGGGAGTCTTCTCATACGGCCCCAGATGCAGTGCCTGCAGCAAACAAGGAAACCACAAACGGAGGAAAAAACAGCGATGAATAA
- a CDS encoding S1 RNA-binding domain-containing protein, with product MQLEVGTVVEGKVTGITSFGAFVELPTGQTGMVHISEVAPTFVREIKDFVTVGQTVKVKILNIGENNKISLSMKQVEGQNLGQGQANGRRPQQGGRPQQHRPQHRRPPEPQQHRPGNFEWQPRRNDSADFEDMMSHFKQTSDEKMSDLKKTLESKHGGYSRRGNSSSNH from the coding sequence ATGCAGCTTGAGGTAGGTACTGTTGTGGAAGGTAAAGTAACCGGCATCACCAGCTTTGGTGCATTTGTCGAGCTTCCTACCGGCCAAACCGGTATGGTCCATATTTCTGAGGTCGCGCCCACATTTGTGCGCGAGATTAAGGACTTTGTTACGGTGGGTCAGACGGTTAAAGTGAAGATTCTGAATATCGGTGAGAATAATAAGATCAGCCTTTCTATGAAGCAGGTAGAGGGGCAGAATCTAGGTCAGGGCCAGGCAAACGGCCGCCGCCCACAGCAGGGCGGGCGGCCGCAGCAGCACCGCCCACAGCACCGCCGCCCGCCCGAGCCGCAGCAGCACCGCCCCGGAAACTTTGAGTGGCAGCCGCGCCGCAATGACTCTGCGGATTTTGAAGATATGATGTCCCACTTCAAACAGACCAGTGACGAAAAAATGTCTGATTTGAAAAAGACGCTGGAAAGCAAACACGGCGGCTATTCCCGCCGCGGCAACAGCAGCAGCAACCATTAA
- a CDS encoding HU family DNA-binding protein, whose translation MNKTELINMAAEKAAVSKKDTENVVNAVINAIVEAVASEEKVQLVGFGTFECRSRSARQGRDPRTNSTIEIPASKAPAFKAGKAFKDAVNK comes from the coding sequence ATGAATAAAACTGAACTCATCAACATGGCTGCCGAAAAGGCTGCCGTATCCAAAAAAGATACTGAAAATGTCGTAAATGCCGTAATTAACGCAATTGTAGAGGCTGTTGCAAGTGAAGAAAAGGTGCAGCTGGTAGGTTTCGGTACTTTTGAGTGCCGCAGCCGCAGTGCCCGCCAGGGCCGCGACCCGCGCACCAACAGCACAATCGAAATTCCTGCTTCCAAGGCGCCGGCTTTTAAAGCAGGCAAGGCCTTTAAGGACGCTGTGAATAAATAA
- a CDS encoding amidohydrolase, translating to MLFVNANIHTMEGPQISNGWLLTCGSTIQALGNAADTPAAEKKYDCHGADLYPGFVDAHTHLGMMEDGLTFEGDDVNEDTDPTTPQMRAIDALNPLDRDFFEAAAAGVTTVVTGPGSANPIGGQMAAIKTYCPSGCIDDSIVKAPVAIKMAMGENPKNVYRDKDSGPVTRMATAACIREELLKAQHYQKALQKSEEDEDTDPPEFDIKSEALLPALRGEIEVHFHAHRADDIFTAIRIGKEFHLDYVIVHGTEGHLIAPRLAKEHVRVLSGPFLADRSKPELRNQTPACPGILAKAGVQTAIITDHSVIPIQYLPLCAGVAVREGMDREAALRAITIEPACICHIEDRVGSLKPGKDADFSLFDSDPLSSYTKPLLVVENGEIVYQRT from the coding sequence ATGCTGTTTGTAAATGCAAACATACATACCATGGAGGGACCGCAGATTTCAAACGGCTGGCTGCTGACCTGCGGCAGCACCATTCAAGCTTTGGGAAATGCGGCTGACACCCCCGCGGCGGAAAAAAAGTATGACTGTCACGGTGCGGATTTGTACCCTGGCTTTGTAGATGCACACACCCACCTGGGCATGATGGAAGATGGCCTGACTTTTGAGGGGGACGATGTAAACGAAGACACCGACCCCACCACGCCGCAGATGCGTGCCATTGATGCACTCAATCCGCTGGACCGCGACTTTTTTGAGGCCGCTGCGGCCGGAGTGACCACGGTGGTTACCGGCCCAGGCAGCGCCAACCCCATTGGTGGGCAAATGGCTGCCATAAAGACCTACTGCCCGAGCGGCTGCATTGACGACAGCATCGTCAAAGCACCGGTCGCCATTAAAATGGCCATGGGCGAAAATCCGAAAAATGTCTATCGCGACAAGGACAGCGGCCCGGTTACACGCATGGCTACAGCGGCCTGTATTCGTGAAGAGCTGCTGAAAGCGCAGCACTATCAAAAAGCTCTGCAGAAAAGTGAAGAGGACGAGGATACTGACCCGCCGGAATTCGATATCAAGTCCGAGGCACTGCTGCCGGCGCTGCGCGGAGAGATTGAGGTCCACTTCCATGCGCACCGCGCCGACGATATCTTTACCGCAATTCGCATTGGCAAAGAATTTCATTTAGATTATGTCATTGTGCATGGTACAGAAGGCCACTTGATTGCGCCGCGCCTTGCCAAAGAACATGTCCGTGTGCTGAGTGGGCCGTTTCTGGCGGACCGCAGCAAACCGGAACTGCGAAACCAAACGCCCGCGTGCCCCGGTATCCTTGCAAAAGCCGGCGTGCAGACCGCAATTATTACCGACCATTCGGTTATTCCCATTCAGTATCTTCCTTTGTGTGCGGGAGTTGCCGTGCGTGAGGGAATGGATAGGGAAGCTGCCCTGCGTGCCATTACCATAGAGCCGGCGTGCATCTGCCACATAGAGGACCGCGTCGGTTCATTGAAGCCCGGCAAAGACGCAGATTTTTCCCTGTTTGACAGCGACCCGCTTTCCAGTTACACAAAACCGCTGCTGGTGGTGGAAAACGGCGAGATTGTCTATCAGCGCACCTGA
- the raiA gene encoding ribosome-associated translation inhibitor RaiA produces MNVTITGRKVNLRDNFKELARKKLSRFDRIFDENATAKVVVTVERNRQTVEITIRSNGMFFRAEATDYEMNNALDQVISALGRQIRKNKAKLDKQIHSTALDQYIEKYVNGTEEPEENYRVVRTKHFVVKPMSIEEAILQMNMLEHQFYMFRNQDTEQINVVYRRKAGDYGLLEPENPADDE; encoded by the coding sequence ATGAATGTTACAATCACCGGCCGAAAAGTAAATCTGCGCGATAACTTCAAAGAGCTTGCCCGCAAAAAACTTTCCCGTTTTGACCGCATCTTTGATGAAAACGCCACCGCGAAAGTTGTTGTCACTGTTGAGCGCAATCGCCAGACAGTTGAAATTACAATTCGCAGCAACGGCATGTTCTTCCGCGCGGAAGCTACGGACTATGAAATGAATAATGCACTGGACCAGGTTATCAGTGCACTAGGGCGCCAAATTCGCAAAAATAAGGCGAAGCTGGACAAACAAATTCATTCTACCGCACTCGACCAGTATATAGAGAAGTATGTAAATGGAACAGAAGAGCCGGAAGAGAATTACCGTGTCGTACGCACCAAGCATTTTGTGGTGAAACCGATGAGCATTGAAGAAGCTATTCTGCAGATGAATATGCTGGAGCATCAATTCTATATGTTCCGCAATCAAGACACAGAGCAAATCAATGTGGTTTATCGCCGCAAGGCCGGTGACTATGGCCTGCTGGAGCCGGAAAATCCGGCAGATGACGAATAA
- a CDS encoding family 1 glycosylhydrolase, protein MDTPFSLKGVLLGCSTSATQIEGSPTRNSWYDWADMPGRMKDHSSPKNANQHWQRWREDNQLIQKLGLQVYRMGLEWSRIEPAPGYFCHKAMQHYRDEILDLRKKGVKVLVTLHHFSNPSWFEKEGGFVRKDSPQIFLRYVTYVVESIGDLVSDYVTLNEPNVYVTLSYFLALWPPAKHNPATSIRVMRNLVYCHLAAYRRIHRIREERHFPGRTMVSFTEHLRVFTPAHPQDHPLANGMEYLFQGLTMAMYTGRLLSPLGGGAPFGDSRFYDYIGINYYTRLWIDGKHIGVCPGKPVNDLGWEIYPEGLGFLMRKRYRRLCAPIWITENGIADREDKQRCRFLYDHLRQVADSGLPVERYYYWSLMDNFEWAEGETAAFGLIDCDFKTQKRTVRRSAYFYRDIIRNGGVTQQMIDTYLKE, encoded by the coding sequence GTGGATACACCATTTTCATTAAAGGGGGTCCTGCTCGGCTGCTCTACTTCGGCAACACAAATCGAGGGCAGCCCTACCAGAAACAGCTGGTACGACTGGGCAGATATGCCCGGCCGCATGAAAGACCACTCCAGCCCGAAAAACGCGAATCAGCACTGGCAGCGCTGGCGCGAAGACAACCAGCTGATTCAAAAGCTGGGTCTGCAGGTCTACCGCATGGGGCTGGAGTGGAGCCGCATAGAGCCAGCCCCGGGCTATTTCTGCCATAAGGCTATGCAGCATTACCGCGACGAAATTTTAGACCTGCGGAAAAAGGGCGTCAAGGTACTGGTTACACTGCACCATTTTTCAAACCCAAGCTGGTTTGAAAAAGAGGGCGGCTTTGTGCGCAAAGACAGTCCCCAAATCTTTCTGCGGTATGTCACCTATGTTGTGGAGTCAATCGGTGACTTAGTCAGCGACTATGTTACTTTAAATGAACCAAATGTCTATGTGACGCTCAGTTACTTTTTGGCACTGTGGCCACCGGCGAAGCACAACCCGGCCACTTCTATTCGTGTAATGCGCAACCTGGTCTACTGCCACTTGGCCGCATACCGCCGGATTCACCGCATTCGTGAAGAACGCCATTTTCCGGGGCGCACAATGGTCAGCTTTACCGAGCATCTGCGGGTCTTTACGCCGGCCCACCCGCAGGACCATCCGCTGGCAAACGGTATGGAGTACCTTTTCCAGGGCCTGACTATGGCTATGTACACCGGCCGGCTGCTTTCCCCGCTGGGTGGGGGCGCGCCCTTTGGTGACAGCCGCTTTTATGATTATATCGGCATCAACTACTATACGCGCCTGTGGATAGACGGCAAACACATCGGCGTCTGCCCAGGCAAGCCGGTCAATGACCTTGGGTGGGAAATCTACCCAGAGGGGCTTGGCTTTTTAATGCGTAAGCGGTACCGCCGGCTGTGTGCGCCGATTTGGATTACCGAAAACGGAATTGCCGACCGCGAAGACAAACAGCGCTGCCGCTTCCTGTATGATCATCTGCGGCAGGTGGCCGACAGCGGCCTGCCGGTAGAGCGCTATTACTACTGGTCGCTGATGGATAACTTTGAGTGGGCAGAGGGCGAAACCGCTGCCTTTGGCCTGATTGACTGCGACTTTAAAACACAAAAGCGCACTGTGCGGCGCAGCGCCTATTTTTACCGTGATATTATCCGAAACGGCGGCGTGACACAGCAGATGATAGATACCTATCTAAAAGAGTAA
- a CDS encoding polysaccharide biosynthesis C-terminal domain-containing protein → MCTVKRKSQSFLKGAAVLVGAVAVVKVLGALFKIPLSWILTPVGSAYFGSAYSLYFPIYSLAAAGFPTAVARMVSARCAQGRYRDIRLLQKVSMQLFAVIGLCAFALMMALSLPYARLAVRTGPQTVLPAVWALAPCAFFCSLISVYRGLYEGLRNMIPTAVSQMIEAAGRLVFGLGFCAGTAAAAAREYAKNGTVWGTVQPSQEYARLAALPACAAGAVFGVTIGSVLAFFFLYFYHRKNGDGLSEKELCRAPLPPRAGVLRRELLRTAVPIALGSLAVNLSTLVDAMLLNRRLDDLMQQAPAALLGIYGSLLPPEVIRMQSVPSFLYGCYTNANTLFMLVPTVTQAFAMSALPSVTAAWAGGSRERLQRCVHTVLRLSAVVTFPMGLGLSVLGEPLCRLLFGARNAPQITGHILSVLGIAAIFSALCTPVQSMLQAVGRVDLPVKFLFAGLAVKSILNYFLVGDPRFQVMGAAFGTLVCYFLILAASLAALHRVVKIKLHVFSYLGRALLTGGLCAAAAKLCWRLLSGRLPLWAGVLCAVAAAVFVYIASAFPAGLLTREDLSALRQEKFAKSLEKKAHIV, encoded by the coding sequence GTGTGTACAGTGAAGCGAAAGAGCCAGAGCTTTCTGAAAGGGGCGGCGGTGCTGGTAGGCGCCGTGGCGGTTGTAAAGGTGCTGGGTGCGCTGTTTAAGATTCCGCTGAGCTGGATCTTAACGCCGGTAGGCAGCGCTTATTTTGGCAGTGCGTATTCGCTGTATTTTCCCATATACAGTTTGGCGGCGGCGGGTTTTCCGACCGCTGTGGCACGCATGGTGAGTGCACGCTGCGCGCAGGGCAGGTACCGGGATATTCGCCTGCTGCAAAAAGTTTCGATGCAGCTGTTTGCGGTGATTGGTCTGTGTGCATTTGCCCTGATGATGGCGCTCTCTCTGCCGTATGCGCGCCTTGCTGTGCGCACCGGGCCGCAAACGGTGCTGCCTGCGGTGTGGGCATTGGCGCCCTGCGCCTTTTTCTGCAGCTTGATTTCGGTTTACCGCGGCCTGTACGAGGGCCTGCGCAATATGATACCGACGGCGGTTTCACAGATGATAGAGGCAGCCGGTCGGCTGGTCTTTGGTCTGGGCTTTTGTGCCGGTACAGCAGCTGCTGCAGCACGCGAGTACGCAAAGAATGGAACGGTCTGGGGAACTGTGCAGCCGTCGCAGGAATATGCGCGGCTGGCGGCGCTGCCGGCCTGTGCGGCGGGAGCCGTTTTTGGCGTGACGATTGGCAGCGTGCTGGCGTTTTTCTTCCTGTACTTTTATCATCGAAAAAATGGAGACGGACTGAGTGAAAAAGAGCTCTGCCGGGCACCGCTGCCTCCTCGGGCAGGGGTACTGCGGCGGGAGCTGCTGCGTACAGCGGTGCCCATTGCTCTGGGTTCGCTGGCGGTGAACCTTTCCACCTTGGTCGACGCAATGCTGCTGAACCGCCGCCTGGATGATCTAATGCAGCAGGCACCGGCGGCCCTTTTAGGCATATACGGTTCGCTGCTGCCGCCGGAGGTTATCCGTATGCAGAGCGTGCCGTCTTTTCTGTACGGCTGTTATACCAATGCGAATACGCTGTTTATGCTGGTACCGACAGTTACACAGGCTTTTGCCATGAGCGCCCTGCCAAGTGTGACTGCCGCATGGGCAGGCGGATCACGGGAAAGGCTGCAGAGATGTGTGCATACTGTCCTGCGGCTTTCGGCCGTAGTGACGTTCCCCATGGGCCTCGGCCTTTCGGTACTAGGAGAGCCGCTTTGCAGGCTGCTGTTTGGTGCGCGCAACGCACCCCAGATTACCGGTCATATTCTGTCTGTGCTGGGTATTGCGGCAATCTTTTCTGCACTCTGTACGCCGGTGCAGAGCATGCTGCAGGCGGTTGGCCGAGTGGACTTGCCGGTTAAATTTCTGTTTGCGGGTCTGGCAGTCAAAAGCATTCTCAATTACTTTCTGGTAGGCGACCCGCGCTTTCAGGTAATGGGTGCAGCTTTTGGCACATTGGTGTGCTACTTTTTGATTTTGGCCGCATCCCTGGCTGCGCTGCACCGTGTTGTAAAAATCAAACTGCACGTCTTCTCGTATTTGGGCAGAGCCCTGCTGACAGGCGGGCTCTGCGCTGCTGCGGCAAAGCTCTGCTGGCGGCTGTTGTCGGGGAGGCTGCCGCTTTGGGCGGGTGTTCTGTGTGCAGTGGCAGCGGCGGTTTTTGTGTATATTGCAAGCGCTTTTCCCGCTGGTCTGCTTACGCGGGAAGACCTTTCAGCACTGCGGCAGGAGAAGTTTGCCAAAAGCCTTGAAAAAAAAGCACATATCGTGTAG
- a CDS encoding fumarate hydratase produces the protein MRELEAQRITDTVAGLCIKANRSLPEDLETCIRCKKGEESSPIGQAVFQDLCDNMDAARRLSIPVCQDTGMAVVFAEVGQEVHIAGDFEAAVNCGVAKGYTEGLLRKSVAADPIRRGNTGDNTPAILHTRLVPGDKVHLTVAPKGFGSENMSRLKMLTPAAGEEDIIGFVVETARLAGSNPCPPMVLGVGIGGDFEKCAELAKEALCRPVSEKNPDPYYAGLEEKMLRAVNALGIGPQGFGGDVTCLSLAICQFPTHIAGLPVAVNVGCHVTRHASAVL, from the coding sequence ATGAGAGAATTGGAAGCGCAGCGCATTACGGATACAGTAGCAGGGCTTTGCATCAAGGCCAATCGCAGCCTGCCGGAAGATTTGGAAACCTGCATTCGCTGTAAAAAAGGCGAGGAGTCCAGCCCGATTGGACAGGCTGTTTTTCAGGACCTGTGCGATAACATGGACGCCGCCCGCCGGCTTTCCATTCCAGTGTGTCAGGATACCGGAATGGCGGTTGTCTTTGCCGAGGTTGGGCAGGAAGTACACATTGCCGGCGATTTTGAGGCGGCAGTGAACTGCGGCGTAGCAAAAGGCTATACCGAGGGCCTGCTGCGCAAGTCGGTTGCGGCGGATCCCATTCGGCGCGGCAACACCGGCGACAACACGCCGGCCATTCTGCACACGCGGCTGGTACCCGGGGACAAAGTGCATTTGACGGTTGCGCCAAAGGGCTTTGGCAGCGAAAACATGAGCCGACTGAAAATGCTGACCCCGGCCGCAGGCGAAGAGGACATCATTGGCTTTGTTGTGGAGACTGCTCGCCTTGCAGGCAGCAATCCCTGCCCGCCCATGGTGCTGGGCGTGGGTATTGGCGGCGACTTTGAAAAATGCGCAGAACTTGCTAAAGAGGCATTGTGCCGCCCGGTTTCTGAAAAGAACCCGGACCCTTATTATGCCGGATTGGAAGAAAAAATGCTGCGGGCGGTCAATGCACTGGGAATTGGGCCGCAGGGTTTTGGCGGCGACGTGACCTGCCTGTCGCTTGCCATCTGCCAGTTTCCGACGCATATTGCCGGTTTGCCGGTGGCGGTCAATGTTGGCTGTCATGTTACGCGCCACGCCAGCGCTGTGCTGTAA
- a CDS encoding septum formation initiator family protein, whose translation MRKTSTQKKPHKKHSLLLGVALAMFCVYMLVAVVSQQMQIRSQKAKLQSIQSEIQVQEIKNSDVRHELADQGASSEYIARVARESLNMAKAGERIFICPGGD comes from the coding sequence ATGCGCAAAACAAGCACACAAAAAAAGCCGCACAAAAAGCACAGTCTGCTGCTGGGGGTGGCACTGGCAATGTTTTGTGTGTATATGCTCGTGGCCGTTGTCAGTCAGCAGATGCAGATACGCAGCCAGAAAGCCAAGCTGCAGAGCATTCAGTCGGAAATTCAGGTACAGGAAATCAAAAACAGCGACGTTCGCCACGAGTTGGCCGACCAGGGCGCCAGCAGTGAGTATATTGCCCGTGTTGCCCGCGAAAGTCTGAACATGGCCAAAGCAGGAGAGAGGATTTTCATCTGCCCGGGCGGAGATTGA
- a CDS encoding YjdF family protein, with amino-acid sequence MEKIVSRLTVFFEAPFWVGVCERNSSSGYAVCKVTFGTEPKDFQVYQKVVCQNNRLQYSAVLPAENFAEKRQNPKRMQREAAGQLQQHGVGTKAQQALKLQQQQGKEARKEKTRAQKEAEKQRRFSLHRQKQLKKHKGH; translated from the coding sequence ATGGAAAAAATCGTTTCGCGTTTGACCGTGTTTTTTGAGGCCCCTTTTTGGGTGGGTGTCTGTGAGCGCAACAGCAGTTCAGGTTATGCTGTCTGCAAGGTCACTTTTGGTACAGAGCCAAAGGACTTTCAGGTATATCAAAAAGTGGTATGCCAAAATAACCGCCTGCAGTACAGCGCAGTTTTACCTGCTGAAAATTTTGCCGAAAAGAGGCAGAATCCAAAACGAATGCAGCGGGAGGCGGCCGGTCAGCTGCAGCAGCACGGTGTCGGCACCAAAGCACAGCAGGCGCTCAAGCTGCAGCAGCAACAGGGGAAAGAAGCCCGAAAAGAGAAAACGCGCGCACAGAAAGAGGCCGAAAAACAGCGCCGTTTTTCTTTGCACAGACAAAAACAGCTGAAAAAACATAAAGGGCACTGA
- a CDS encoding purine-nucleoside phosphorylase, with translation MQDKIRAAAAAVRAKTDIVPTVGVVLGSGLGGLADSVEKPCVLPYCQLPGFVPSTAPGHAGQLLLGKIGAVPVVCMQGRLHYYEGYTMENIVFPVRVMKALGIKTLILTNASGGVNLNFQAGDLMLLTDHINFLGTNPLIGPNDEKIGPRFPDMSHIYTPALQKLALKAADVCGIPLKQGVYLATTGPSYETPAEIRMFRTLGADAVGMSTVPEAIAAAHCGLQVLGFSMITNMAAGVLDQPLSSDEVICTANARGHDLQRLIAALLPMLP, from the coding sequence ATGCAGGATAAAATCCGTGCCGCCGCAGCGGCAGTCAGAGCAAAAACAGATATTGTGCCCACGGTGGGTGTTGTTTTGGGTTCCGGCCTGGGCGGCCTTGCCGACAGTGTCGAAAAGCCGTGTGTACTGCCTTATTGTCAGCTGCCGGGCTTTGTGCCTTCCACTGCGCCGGGACATGCCGGCCAGCTGCTTTTGGGCAAGATCGGCGCTGTGCCAGTGGTGTGTATGCAAGGGCGCCTTCACTACTACGAGGGCTACACCATGGAGAACATTGTCTTTCCAGTGCGTGTAATGAAAGCACTGGGAATAAAAACGCTGATTTTGACAAACGCTTCCGGTGGCGTCAATTTAAATTTTCAGGCAGGCGACCTGATGCTGCTGACCGATCACATCAATTTTTTGGGGACCAACCCACTGATTGGACCAAACGATGAAAAAATCGGCCCGCGCTTTCCGGATATGAGCCATATCTATACGCCGGCACTGCAGAAGCTGGCACTGAAAGCTGCCGATGTCTGCGGTATTCCGCTGAAACAGGGCGTTTATCTAGCAACGACCGGCCCAAGCTATGAAACGCCGGCGGAAATTCGCATGTTCCGCACATTGGGCGCAGACGCCGTAGGTATGTCCACTGTGCCGGAAGCGATTGCTGCCGCACACTGCGGGCTGCAGGTACTCGGTTTTTCGATGATTACAAATATGGCTGCAGGCGTTCTGGACCAGCCCCTGAGCAGCGATGAAGTTATTTGCACTGCCAATGCACGCGGCCACGACCTGCAGCGTCTGATTGCTGCTTTGCTGCCAATGCTGCCGTAA